A region from the Calditerrivibrio sp. genome encodes:
- the rfbC gene encoding dTDP-4-dehydrorhamnose 3,5-epimerase: MPFSFEKTFLDGVILVTPKIFLDERGFFFESYKKSDFFNIGIREEFLQDNHSKSIKGVLRGLHFQKEPYAQGKLVRCVQGEIFDVAVDIRKDSPTFGKWYGTILSAENKKMLWIPKGFAHGFLTLSETAEIIYKVSGSEYNPSYDAGIIWNDPSINIVWPLEDYGIKKPILSSKDESLPLLKNIEV; encoded by the coding sequence ATGCCGTTTAGTTTTGAAAAGACTTTTTTAGATGGGGTGATATTGGTTACTCCTAAGATTTTTTTAGATGAAAGAGGCTTTTTTTTTGAGAGTTATAAAAAGTCAGATTTTTTCAATATTGGGATAAGAGAGGAGTTTCTTCAGGACAATCATTCCAAATCGATAAAAGGGGTTCTCAGGGGTTTACATTTTCAAAAAGAGCCATATGCTCAAGGGAAGTTAGTTAGATGTGTCCAAGGTGAGATTTTTGACGTTGCTGTGGATATCCGAAAAGATAGTCCTACATTTGGGAAATGGTATGGCACTATTTTAAGTGCGGAAAACAAAAAAATGTTATGGATACCCAAAGGGTTTGCCCATGGATTTCTGACATTATCAGAAACAGCGGAAATTATCTACAAAGTATCAGGAAGTGAATACAACCCTTCTTATGATGCTGGGATTATATGGAACGATCCCTCTATAAATATCGTATGGCCATTGGAAGATTATGGGATCAAAAAGCCGATCCTGTCGTCAAAAGATGAAAGTTTACCATTACTAAAAAATATTGAGGTATAG